In Paroedura picta isolate Pp20150507F chromosome 1, Ppicta_v3.0, whole genome shotgun sequence, the following are encoded in one genomic region:
- the LOC143824542 gene encoding trace amine-associated receptor 4-like produces MNSTTFWSTQGVQYCFELVNNSCPKNLRSPISLFVMYLFMLGAILVTLCGNMFVIISILHFKQLHSPTNILICSMATTDFLLSFMVMPYSMARSIDSCWYFGDLFCKVHTCCDIMLCTTSIFHLCFISIDRYYAVCAPLHYVTKITIPVVELFLLISWSVPILFAFGLVFSELNIDGIEDYVDSLYCYGFCSLIFNKLWGVMASLIAFFLPGTIMVGIYLHIFKVANKHATQIAQILRSSKSESDKKGKISTKKESKATKTLSIVMGAFVLCWLPFFVLTITDPYIGFSTPEDLYNAFLWLGYFNSMCNPIIYGLFYPWFRKAFKMIVTGTIFRRDSSVANLFGRNV; encoded by the coding sequence ATGAACTCAACCACATTCTGGAGCACACAGGGTGTGCAATACTGCTTTGAACTTGTGAATAATTCATGTCCCAAAAACCTGAGGTCTCCAATCAGCCTTTTTGTTATGTATCTCTTTATGTTGGGGGCCATACTGGTCACCCTATGTGGAAATATGTTTGTGATTATCTCCATCCTACATTTCAAACAGCTCCATTCGCCGACCAACATTCTCATCTGCTCCATGGCAACCACAGACTTTTTGCTCAGCTTCATGGTGATGCCATACAGTATGGCTAGGTCAATAGACTCATGCTGGTACTTTGGTGACCTTTTTTGCAAAGTCCATACCTGTTGTGATATCATGCTGTGTACCACTTCCATTTTCCATTTGTGCTTTATCTCTATTGACCGCTACTATGCTGTGTGTGCTCCCCTTCATTACGTTACCAAGATAACAATTCCCGTGGTTGAACTTTTTTTATTAATTAGTTGGTCTGTCCCAATTCTGTTTGCATTTGGCCtagttttctcagaactcaaTATTGATGGCATAGAAGACTATGTGGACTCTCTATATTGCTATGGGTTTTGTTCGCTGATATTTAATAAGTTGTGGGGTGTAATGGCTTCATTAATAGCATTCTTTCTTCCTGGAACAATCATGGTGGGCATTTACTTACACATATTTAAAGTGGCAAACAAGCATGCCACACAAATCGCTCAGATTCTGCGATCATCAAAATCTGAGTCAGACAAAAAAGGGAAAATTTCTactaaaaaagaaagcaaagctaCCAAGACATTAAGTATAGTAATGGGAGCATTTGTTCTTTGCTGGTTACCTTTTTTTGTTCTTACTATAACAGACCCTTATATTGGCTTCTCAACCCCTGAGGATTTGTACAATGCCTTTCTCTGGCTGGGCTATTTCAACTCTATGTGTAACCCCATAATTTATGGCTTATTTTACCCTTGGTTTCGCAAAGCATTTAAAATGATTGTGACAGGCACTATCTTCAGAAGAGATTCTTCTGTAGCCAATCTCTTTGggagaaatgtttaa